TTATGTTCATGAGATTGTACCTAGTCCTGACAAATATAACGAGCAAGAGGTATTAATTCCTGGAATAGTAATAGGAGCAACACCAACAATAGTAAAAAGTAAATAAATGGAAACAAGCAATTTTCAAAAAATATTAAATTTATTTAAAAAGCAAAGCGATAATTATTTATATGCAACTATATATAATTATTTAAAGTCCATAGATAAACTTGAATATATTCTTATTGATAAAAATAAGGTAATTTCTATATATACAGTAAGAAATGAAATTAATAATACTGTAAATGAAAGTTTAAAAATCCAAGGCTATGATGAGTTATTAAATAATCTTAATCTATTTAATAGTAAAAAAGTAATTATTAGCAACTTTGATTATAACAAAAAGGATTTCACCATTTTTATCAATGACAATGAGACTGAAATATTAGGAATATTATGGCGGGATATCAATAAATAAAAATAATATCCTTTGTTAATGAAGAACGTACTACTTGCGTCTTTAAGTGTAATATGCCATCCTATAGCTGGACAACAAAATAAATTGTTATTAGAGAAATGAAAGAAATAATTTATTCTAAAATAAAAGAATATGACCCTCAATTAAATGATTTTGAAATCTCATATTCAAATCACCCTTTATTGTTGGATGATGTAATTATGTCCTATAAAGGAAGAAATAAATTGGCTAAAAGCGAAAGTATAAAAGAATTAACATCTGAGATCTTAAATAATCTTCTTTTAATTCAAAACGAATCTATTGAATATGTAAAATTTGTTGTTGTAAGATATGATATTACGAGTAGGCTGTTTGTTTTTGCAGAAGATTATTCAAAAGTTTTTTTTGATTTTACATTTCCAACTGAAAATAATTTAGAATCTAATTAGAAATTAAAGAACACAAGCATATTTGTTTCAGACATATTGCTAATAAATTAGAGTATTGATTTTCAATACTCTAATTTTAAAAATACTAGTAAAATATAAAGTTGAGATAATATTGTTGATAACCAGAACAGAAGAACAGAGAAAATAGGCTATTTAAAATATTGAAGATCATACAAGATGTTTCAGATGTGTTGGTAAAAAACAGAATATTTTATCATATACATAGCATTTAGGAAATGCGCGGGTAAGCTATTCCAGATCCTCAGCTGGTCTAGTGTTAATATTTTCAATATTAGATTAATGGGACCTCCTGTACCTATAAGATACAAATAATAAAAATAAATATGTTAAAAGAATTATTAAAAAAAACTGATGATGAGTTAGTTAGCATCAGTGAGCAATATAGAAAATATTACAATTCCAATTTTGAAACTTTTAAAATTGAATATGAAAATTATGCTAATACAACAAAAAAGGAATTACCATTATTAGCTTTAGATTATATCAAGATTTATCAGTTATTTGGATACAATCAGGATGAAATATCATTTTTCATACGTAAAAAACTAGTTTCTTTTTATTTACTTAATATATCTGATTTTATAAAAAAAGAGGATGTATTTGTCATATATTCATTTATTGACATTTTCTATTGTGATCCTTTGTTTTTTGAAAATGAGGAAACCTTAACGACCTTTTTTGAAGTTACTTATCCAATATTATTATTGAAAACGGAGGACATGTCTTCATTTATTGCCATAGCCTGCATGAGGTATATTGTCATATTAGGTTCTGAAAAAGAAGGAAAAATATTTTTAGAAAGATATTTATATGAGAACAAAAATGGCATTTATATAGAAGATGTAAAGGAAGAGTTATAAAACTTATAGTATTATCTAAACATATTAATTAGAGTATTAATTTTCAATACTCTATTTTTAAAAGCACTAGTAAAAATGTAAAGTTGAAATAATATTGGGGATAGCCAGAACAGAAGAACAGAGAAAATAGGCTATTTAAAATATTGAAGATCATACAAGATATTTCAGATGTGTTGGTAGAAATTCCGGATTTATAAAATACTGAAGAACAAAGTTGTGAAAAAAATCTATTTTTGGAGCAGAGTTGAATGTAAACATTAGAAATATAATTATGATTTTCTTTTACAATTAACGCAATATTCCCCGAACTCCTACGCCCTTCATAATACTTTAACACCCATTATACCCCATCCCCCAATAAATTTTCGTTCTTTTGCAAAAGTTTTAATTTTTACCTAACTGCATGTCTAAGTTTGATGAAATCCGGTATTTCTATGATCAGGAAGTGAATGAGAGATTACAGAGCATAGCCCGTGATCCGATGATGAAAGCTCTGATGAATTTTACTTTTCCTGATACGGATGAGCAGGTTTGGCTGGAACAGTTTAAAAATGTTCATTCCATTAGTGATTTCCAGCATCAGTTTGTAGCGTATGCCGTTCGCCAGATCCTTGCGAAAAGCTCTGACGGCTTAACGACTTCAGGCTTCGATAGGCTGGATAAAAACACCCCTTACCTTTTCATCTCAAACCACAGAGATATTGTTCTGGATACTTCACTGCTTAATCTGGTTTTGCTGGAAGGTGGTTATATTATGACCGCTTCAGCTATCGGAGATAATCTTGTCCGCAAAAAGTTCTTAAACGTACTGGCAAAACTGAACCGAAATTTTTTAGTACAAAGAGGCCTGTCTCTTCGTGAACAGCTGACAAGTTCACAGACAATGTCTGAGTATATTAAGGAACAATTGCATCAGGAAAACCGTTCTGTATGGATTGCCCAACGTGAGGGCCGCACCAAAAACGGTAATGATTCTACCCAACAGGGCGTTTTAAAAATGCTGGCCATGGCAGCCGGAGATCAGTCACTGATTGATTATTTTAAAACATTGAAAATTGTTCCGATCTCTATCTCCTATGAGTACGATCCTACAGATTCCTTAAAGATGCCCCAACTGCTGGCTCAACACAGGGATGAGGAATACATTAAGGGGAAAAATGAAGATTTCACCAACATCATCAGTGGAATTCTGGGACAAAAGAAACGCATTCACCTTCATGCCGGTGATGTTCTTGATACTGAACTGGATGAAATTGCAGCGACCATTGACAATAAAAACAAGCAGCTGCAGGCCATTGCACAACTGATTGACCATTCTATCATCAGTAATTATAAGCTTTGGCCGACCAAATACATCGCTTACGATCTTCTTCACAATACCAATACCTACGCTTCCAAATACACGGAACAGGAAAAACAGTTATTTGTCCGCAGACTTGAAATGCGTATTGATCCATCAGATCCTGTTTCCAGAGAGTATTTCCTGGCTATGTATGCCAATCCTTTGGTGAATAAACTGAAGCTGGAAGAAGATTTATAATAAAAATTGACCACCAGATAAAAAAACCACTGCTGCTGAGTAGTGGTTTTTATTATTTAAAGGGCTTTATTCTCCATGCGTATACTCAATCACTTTTTTTGTTTTCACATTTACTTCTGCATAAGCAACACCTCCTATTACAGGAGGCATTGGAGAGTTTCCATGTACAATCCAGATACTGTCATTTTTCTTTTCTGCAACGAACGGTTTTTGTTGATTTATTGTTGATTTACCATACACTTCTTTCCATTTTTTTTCCGCTACTGATATGGCAATTTCTTTATCGGTTTTACTCTTTTCACAACTTAAAAGTGAAAATAATAATGTGAAAATAAAATATTTCATTTTAAATAAATTATGGATGATGTCTAAAGCTTCGTTATTTTTTATAAAACTTACTCTGGTTTTCTCTGGTACTCAAATATAATTATTTTAAGAATACAAGTGAAACGATTACGCTAGCGGGGAAATGGCAAAATGACTTAGTGCTTAGATTTTACTTTTCAACATTCAGATCATCCTATTTGATCTGGCAGATATTTATTTGGGTTGTGACATAGAGTCTACTTCTATGATTGCATCTGCAAATGCTTTTGGAGCTTCCTGTGGTAAATTGTGTCCAATTCCGCCCGTCAGCGTATGATGTACATATTTACCTGCATATCTTGAAGCATAACTTTCCGGGGCAGGAAACGCAGCTCCGTTGGCATCGCCTTCTAAAGTAACTGTTGGAATTGTAATGGCCGGAGACTTTGCCAGTTTAGCTTCAAGCGCATCATATTGCTTTTCCCCTTTGGCCAATCCAAGACGCCAGCGGTAATTGTGGATCACGATATCAACGTGGTCAGGATTATTGAATGCTGTAGCAGAACGTTCATAAGTTTGATCATCAAAAGTCCATTTTGGCGAAGCAGTTTTCCATATCAGTTTATTAAATGCCGCGGTATTGGCTTTATAGCCTTTATAACCTCTTTCAGTTGAAAAATAATACTGATACCACCATAAAAACTCAGCATTTGGAGGGAGAGGCTTTTCGTTCGCCTTTGGACTTCCAATTAAATATCCGCTTACCGCCACCAGTCCGGAGCATCGCTCTGGCCACAGTGCCGCCATGATGTCTGCCGTTCTGGCTCCCCAGTCAAAACCGCCAATGATCGCTTTATCAATTTTCAGGGCATCCATAAAAGCAATGATATCCAATGCGACAGCACTCTGCTGACCATTACGTTTTGTATTTGAAGATACAAAGGTAGTTGTTCCATACCCTCTTAAATAAGGGACTAAAACACGATAGCCTTTTTCTGCAAGTATCGCAGAGGACTGTTCAAAACTGTGGATATCATAAGGCCACCCATGAAGAAGGATAACAGGTTTTCCATTTTCAGGCCCTACTTCTGCATATCCTACATCCAGCAGACCGGCTCTGATTTTCTTTGTATTCTGGAAAGCTGATCTGACAGCTGCGTTTTCCAGGTCTTTTTCGCCAGTGTTGTAAGCCTGTGCTTTTAGAAACAATAATCCCATTCCCATAAAAATAACCAGAGATAAAACGGATCGTATTTTTTTACTGAAATTCAATGTAGTATTCATAATAGTGATGTTTTGTGATGGTAAAATTATGGTATAACAGAGATAGAAATAAGTACAAATACTTTGAACTGGTCATATTAAACGGCGAAAGCTGATTTTCGGACGTTAAACCGGACAAGAGAAATACAATAAAATGTCTCAAATTATTATTAAAATCTACAAAACAGCATTCATCATCAAGCAGTTTTTCTAAAAACATTATCTTCGTATCTGAAAAATTTGACAAAATGAAAAAAATAATATTTCTGGCTTCGGCTGTATTGGTTCTCAATTCCTGTGTGGTAAGAACGGCTACAAAAGTAGTGTCCGGTGCTGTAAATTTAGGATATAAAGCAGTAAAAGGAACCGTAAACGGAATCAGCTGGGCGGTAAGCAAAGCGAAGGGAAAAATTGATGAAGACCGTCTGGACGGAACCTGGAAAGTGGTAGGTGTTTATCGTGGTTCTTTCGAAGATTTTTCAAAAGATCAGAATCCTGACGGCTCATTTACCTCAGAATGTACGGAAGGTTTTGACCAGATCATTTTCAAAGCTAAAAAGTCTAAATTCAAGCCTGTGCACTGCAGCACACAGGATGAAGACTGGGTGAAATATTCTATGGAGTTTGGAAAAAATCCTTCAACAAAAGAAAAGGAGAATTATATAGAATACAACTCCAATAACTATATTTCTGTAATTGATGTGAATAATAAAACCATGGTGCTTGAAGGAAATTTGATGCCTAAACTGGCATTTTCCGGAGCTAAGTTGTACCTTCTGGAAAAGATAAAATAGAAATAGAGGTTCAGGCTATTTTAAAAATTGGTCTGCAATAAAATAACCCCCTCCCACCACCAGTAATGGCAGTGCTATTGAGACAAGTATTAAAGGCCACGCAAAAATTCTGAAATAGGTATATAAGCTTACAGAAGAAGGATCATCCGGATTATAGATAACAGTCTCCGTCTCACCTACTGACCATGCTGAAGGATTGGTGCCTTCCGGCAGTTCATAGGTATATTCAATATTATTCCGGGTACGGAAGGTAAAGAGAGGGCTAAATACTTCTCCATCCGATTCATATACACGCAGTGAGGTAACGGTTGCCGTTGCCTTTTCTGCTTTTTTTAAGAATAAAAGAGTGTTTTTGAGGCTCAGCAATGCTGCAACAAACAGAATCATTCCTGCTCCAAGGATAATATAATACTGCCACATAGTTTTCGTTTTATTTCTGTTCATAATATTACATCCTGAAAACAAATACTTATCTATTTTACTTATTTTCAGATTGATACCCTAAATATACAAAGATTTTCATTGCATAAGCAGTTATCTGGTTTCTATCCCTACAATCTTCTTTCCTTCCTCTCCAAGATAATGTAGCACCAGTTTTTCATAAACCTTATAGCCGTCATCAACATTGGTAAATATTACAATTCCTTTACCTGAATGGGGCAGTACAATGGCAATACATCTTGTCCCCTGATCAGCTCCTCCGTGAGATAATGCATAGTCACCATTTCCAAGATCATAGATTTCAAGACCTAGCCCGAAATATTTATTTTCTTTAACCTTTACCTGTTTCCTGATCATTTCCTGAAAGACTTCCGGGTTCAGTTTTTTTCCTTTCATAATACTGACCATAAAATTTCCGTAATCTTCTATCGTGGTATGCAGATCATCGGCAGCATTAGCCGTTTTAATTTTTTCTACTGGATAGGCATTTCCTTTTTCATTGTATCCTGTTACAAATCTTGACTGGTCCGTGTTCTGATCCCAGATATAGTTAGTATTACGCATTTTGAGAGGCTGAAAAATAAGTTCTTTTGCAAGCTGATCCAGTGATTTGCCAAACTTCTTTTCCAACGCTCTCCTAAGGTATTCAAAACCTTCTCCTGAGTATTGGTATTTTGTGCCGGGATCAAACTGAAAGCTGAGCTTTTTGTCAGCATTCATCCATCTCCAGTTGGGAAAACCGGTCTGATGGCTCAGGATAATTCTTGTTGTCAGTTTTTTATGTCTCGGATCACTGATGATGTCAGGATCTGTCCAGTATGTATCTAAAGGTTCATCCAACTTCCACTTTCCTACACTTACCAGACGTAAGGCTACCATTGCTGTAACAGGTTTGGTGAGAGAGGCTACATTAAAATAGGCATTAAGAGGAACTGAAATTCCTGTTTTAGTATCTCCAAAAACTTTTACCTGCTGTAGTTTTCCACCTTCTATAATTCCTAATCCCAGGGTAGGAATATTATTTTCTTTCAGCCAGCTTTGCATCGACTGATCGTTACCAAACATTGTTTCACTATCAGTAGTCTGTTTGGGATGGTGATTAAAACTCAATGAATTCTTAAGTTTCCACTCAGCATTTTCCAAGATCCACAAATGAGTGAACTTTGCTTCTCCAACTAATTTCTCGGCCTGATCCCCTATCTTTTCATAAAACAGATGATCACCATTCTGAATGGCAGCATATATTTTTCCATCTTTATACATGGGATAAATCTCAGTGCTTTTATCAACCAAGACCCTCTTTAACTGATAGTTTTCCGGAGATTTGCATAATCCGTTTTTAAAATCAATGATGAATTTCTTTTTGTCCTCAAAGCCGCCTTTATCGTGATAGAATTCAAACCCGTTGCTTAGCATGCCTTCCATCCGGCTGATGTTACAGGTATTGTAACCTGCTGAAAAAAACAGGCTGTCTTTCGATATAATTGTTTTGTAAAGAGGATCTGTTTTTTCTGTCTGTGCATGTACTATACTCATGAACAGAATTAAAAAAGGAAGGATGAACTGTGGAGACTTTGTCATTGTTATTTTTTTGACAAAGATTCAATTTCATTTTGTTTTTCAAATAAAAATGAACCCGACAAAAACCCGACAAAGCCACGACACAAATTATAACATACTGAATTTCAGTTTAAAATACAGTTTATTTTTACGATCAATCTCTGCGGCATTTCGGAGGATCATGACTATATTGGACAATGCAATAAGGATCATAAGAATAAGGGTAAACTGCTTTCCAAGCTTTAAAAAGATTCCGAGCATAAATACAATAGGTGCCATAGCAGTCCAAAACATCTGCAGTGAGAT
The window above is part of the Chryseobacterium sp. MA9 genome. Proteins encoded here:
- a CDS encoding 1-acyl-sn-glycerol-3-phosphate acyltransferase — protein: MSKFDEIRYFYDQEVNERLQSIARDPMMKALMNFTFPDTDEQVWLEQFKNVHSISDFQHQFVAYAVRQILAKSSDGLTTSGFDRLDKNTPYLFISNHRDIVLDTSLLNLVLLEGGYIMTASAIGDNLVRKKFLNVLAKLNRNFLVQRGLSLREQLTSSQTMSEYIKEQLHQENRSVWIAQREGRTKNGNDSTQQGVLKMLAMAAGDQSLIDYFKTLKIVPISISYEYDPTDSLKMPQLLAQHRDEEYIKGKNEDFTNIISGILGQKKRIHLHAGDVLDTELDEIAATIDNKNKQLQAIAQLIDHSIISNYKLWPTKYIAYDLLHNTNTYASKYTEQEKQLFVRRLEMRIDPSDPVSREYFLAMYANPLVNKLKLEEDL
- a CDS encoding NTF2 fold immunity protein; its protein translation is MKYFIFTLLFSLLSCEKSKTDKEIAISVAEKKWKEVYGKSTINQQKPFVAEKKNDSIWIVHGNSPMPPVIGGVAYAEVNVKTKKVIEYTHGE
- a CDS encoding alpha/beta fold hydrolase — protein: MNTTLNFSKKIRSVLSLVIFMGMGLLFLKAQAYNTGEKDLENAAVRSAFQNTKKIRAGLLDVGYAEVGPENGKPVILLHGWPYDIHSFEQSSAILAEKGYRVLVPYLRGYGTTTFVSSNTKRNGQQSAVALDIIAFMDALKIDKAIIGGFDWGARTADIMAALWPERCSGLVAVSGYLIGSPKANEKPLPPNAEFLWWYQYYFSTERGYKGYKANTAAFNKLIWKTASPKWTFDDQTYERSATAFNNPDHVDIVIHNYRWRLGLAKGEKQYDALEAKLAKSPAITIPTVTLEGDANGAAFPAPESYASRYAGKYVHHTLTGGIGHNLPQEAPKAFADAIIEVDSMSQPK
- a CDS encoding DUF3592 domain-containing protein, which codes for MNRNKTKTMWQYYIILGAGMILFVAALLSLKNTLLFLKKAEKATATVTSLRVYESDGEVFSPLFTFRTRNNIEYTYELPEGTNPSAWSVGETETVIYNPDDPSSVSLYTYFRIFAWPLILVSIALPLLVVGGGYFIADQFLK
- a CDS encoding class A beta-lactamase-related serine hydrolase translates to MTKSPQFILPFLILFMSIVHAQTEKTDPLYKTIISKDSLFFSAGYNTCNISRMEGMLSNGFEFYHDKGGFEDKKKFIIDFKNGLCKSPENYQLKRVLVDKSTEIYPMYKDGKIYAAIQNGDHLFYEKIGDQAEKLVGEAKFTHLWILENAEWKLKNSLSFNHHPKQTTDSETMFGNDQSMQSWLKENNIPTLGLGIIEGGKLQQVKVFGDTKTGISVPLNAYFNVASLTKPVTAMVALRLVSVGKWKLDEPLDTYWTDPDIISDPRHKKLTTRIILSHQTGFPNWRWMNADKKLSFQFDPGTKYQYSGEGFEYLRRALEKKFGKSLDQLAKELIFQPLKMRNTNYIWDQNTDQSRFVTGYNEKGNAYPVEKIKTANAADDLHTTIEDYGNFMVSIMKGKKLNPEVFQEMIRKQVKVKENKYFGLGLEIYDLGNGDYALSHGGADQGTRCIAIVLPHSGKGIVIFTNVDDGYKVYEKLVLHYLGEEGKKIVGIETR